One segment of Trichlorobacter ammonificans DNA contains the following:
- a CDS encoding ABC transporter permease, whose amino-acid sequence MRGANILHLGIKELRSLLRDPVMLVLIIYAFSLSIYSAATAMPESLHKAPIAVVDEDRSPLSLRIVDALYPPYFKKPVLIDQKEMDARMDGGLDTFALTIPPGFQRDVLAGRSPAIQLNIDATRMSQAFTGSSYLQSIIMGEVTSFLQGYRSNSSPPVDLALRVRFNPQLNKSWFGSINELINKITMLSLILTGAALIREREHGTLEHLLVMPVTPFEIMASKVWAMALVTLLGSVCSLILVVQGVLAVPIGGSIPLFVTGTLLHLFATTSLGIFIGTLARSMPQFGLLMMLVLLPLQILSGGTTPRESMPEFVQFVMLASPNTHFVSLAQAILFRGAGFEVVWPQFVFLALIGLLLFVLSLARFRTTIGTMT is encoded by the coding sequence ATGCGGGGCGCGAACATCCTCCATCTGGGCATCAAGGAGCTGCGCAGCCTGCTGCGCGACCCGGTGATGCTCGTGCTGATCATCTACGCCTTCAGCCTTTCCATCTACAGCGCCGCCACCGCCATGCCGGAGTCCCTGCACAAGGCTCCCATCGCCGTTGTGGACGAGGACCGCTCCCCGCTCTCCCTGCGGATTGTCGACGCCTTGTATCCTCCCTACTTCAAAAAACCGGTACTGATCGACCAGAAGGAGATGGACGCCCGCATGGACGGCGGGCTCGACACCTTTGCCCTCACCATTCCTCCCGGCTTCCAGCGTGACGTGTTGGCCGGGCGTAGTCCCGCCATCCAGCTCAACATCGACGCCACCAGGATGAGTCAGGCCTTCACCGGCAGCAGCTACCTCCAGTCCATCATCATGGGCGAAGTCACCAGTTTTCTCCAGGGGTACCGCTCGAACAGCTCCCCCCCGGTGGACCTGGCCCTGCGGGTACGCTTCAACCCGCAGCTCAACAAGTCCTGGTTCGGGAGCATCAATGAGCTGATCAACAAAATCACCATGCTCTCGCTCATCCTCACCGGCGCGGCCCTGATCCGCGAACGCGAGCACGGCACGCTGGAACACCTGCTGGTCATGCCGGTCACTCCGTTCGAGATCATGGCCAGCAAGGTGTGGGCCATGGCGCTGGTGACCCTGCTGGGCTCCGTCTGCTCTCTGATCCTGGTCGTGCAGGGGGTGCTGGCGGTCCCCATCGGCGGCTCCATCCCGCTGTTTGTCACCGGCACGCTTCTGCACCTGTTCGCCACAACGTCGCTGGGGATCTTCATCGGCACCCTTGCCCGCTCCATGCCCCAGTTCGGTCTGCTGATGATGCTGGTGCTGCTGCCGTTGCAGATTCTCTCCGGCGGCACCACGCCCCGCGAAAGCATGCCGGAGTTCGTACAGTTCGTCATGCTGGCCTCCCCCAATACCCACTTCGTCTCGCTGGCCCAGGCGATCCTGTTTCGCGGCGCCGGCTTCGAGGTGGTCTGGCCCCAGTTCGTGTTTCTGGCCCTGATCGGGCTGCTGCTGTTTGTCCTGTCGCTGGCGCGCTTCCGGACGACCATCGGCACCATGACGTAA
- a CDS encoding (2Fe-2S) ferredoxin domain-containing protein, with translation MNRAELIELAELERQRRDTMKLRLLVCCGTPCMAAGSEAVVAALRQRLAESGTPAELAVVGTGCLGPCSRGPLLTVQRPEHPELFYERVTPELAVTILDCHLRASSLPEHNLLPPDFPFFSRQLRVVLAGSGRIDPEDIRQYIGHGGYEALAQVLHEMTPEEVCDGVTVSGLRGRGGGGYPTGLKWHLVRKENGPRTFVVANGDEGDPGAYMDRSLMESDPHRILEGMAIAGYAVGAEQGYLYVRGEYPLAAKRLQTAIRDAERLGVLGSRVLDSSFSFRVDIRIGAGAFVCGEETALLASIMGRRGQPRIRPPYPAQSGLWGCPTLINNVETFGNIPAIFGMGPEAFAAAGLGKSRGTKVFALCGEVVNTGLIEVPMGISLREIVYDIGGGLSGGAAFKAAQTGGPSGGCIPASRLDTPVDYEHLQELGSIMGSGGLIVMGEGSCMVDVARFFMEFCLDESCGKCVPCRAGTIEIYRLLSRICNGSATTVDLENLEKLCRMVKDTSLCGLGAAAPNPVLSTLHWFREEYEAHLRERRCPAGVCTMNELPLHLMAEELLKRVHASQVAGEGF, from the coding sequence ATGAACAGAGCTGAGCTGATTGAGCTGGCGGAGCTGGAGCGGCAGCGGCGCGACACGATGAAGTTGCGGTTGCTGGTCTGCTGCGGTACTCCCTGCATGGCCGCCGGCAGCGAGGCCGTGGTGGCGGCGCTGCGGCAGCGGCTGGCGGAATCCGGCACTCCGGCCGAGCTTGCGGTGGTAGGAACCGGCTGCCTGGGGCCCTGTAGCAGGGGACCGTTGCTGACCGTGCAGCGTCCGGAGCATCCTGAGCTGTTCTATGAGCGGGTTACCCCGGAGTTGGCGGTAACGATTCTGGACTGCCATCTTCGTGCCAGCTCTCTGCCCGAACACAACTTGCTGCCGCCCGATTTTCCGTTTTTCAGTCGTCAACTGCGGGTGGTGCTGGCCGGCAGCGGCCGGATCGATCCCGAGGATATCCGCCAGTACATCGGCCATGGCGGCTACGAAGCCTTGGCTCAGGTGCTGCACGAGATGACCCCGGAGGAGGTCTGCGACGGGGTTACCGTCAGTGGGCTGCGGGGGCGCGGCGGCGGCGGCTATCCCACGGGCCTGAAGTGGCACCTGGTACGCAAGGAAAACGGTCCCCGCACATTCGTGGTGGCGAACGGCGACGAGGGGGACCCCGGCGCCTACATGGACCGTTCACTGATGGAGTCGGACCCGCACCGCATCTTGGAGGGAATGGCCATCGCCGGCTACGCCGTGGGGGCGGAGCAGGGGTATCTCTATGTCCGGGGCGAATACCCGCTGGCAGCCAAGCGCTTGCAGACGGCGATCCGCGACGCGGAGCGGCTGGGGGTGCTGGGCAGCCGGGTACTGGATTCCAGCTTCAGCTTCCGGGTGGATATCCGGATCGGTGCCGGAGCGTTCGTCTGCGGCGAAGAGACGGCGCTGCTGGCTTCCATCATGGGGCGTCGGGGGCAGCCGCGCATCCGTCCTCCCTATCCGGCCCAGTCCGGCCTCTGGGGTTGTCCCACCCTGATCAATAACGTTGAAACCTTCGGCAACATTCCCGCCATATTCGGCATGGGACCCGAGGCCTTTGCCGCCGCGGGCCTCGGCAAGAGCCGCGGCACGAAGGTGTTTGCGCTCTGTGGCGAAGTGGTGAACACCGGCCTGATCGAAGTGCCGATGGGGATCAGCCTGCGGGAAATCGTTTACGATATCGGCGGCGGTCTCTCCGGCGGTGCGGCCTTCAAGGCTGCCCAGACCGGCGGCCCCAGCGGCGGCTGCATTCCGGCATCCAGGCTGGACACGCCGGTGGATTACGAACATCTGCAGGAGCTGGGTTCCATCATGGGGTCCGGCGGGCTGATCGTGATGGGAGAAGGGAGTTGCATGGTGGACGTGGCCCGCTTCTTCATGGAGTTCTGTCTTGATGAGAGCTGCGGCAAATGCGTTCCCTGCCGTGCCGGTACCATCGAGATTTACCGGCTGCTTTCCCGGATCTGCAACGGCAGCGCCACGACGGTTGATCTGGAAAACCTTGAGAAACTCTGCCGGATGGTCAAGGACACCTCGCTCTGTGGGCTGGGGGCGGCGGCTCCCAACCCGGTGCTGTCCACCCTGCACTGGTTTCGTGAGGAGTATGAGGCCCACCTGCGGGAGCGGCGCTGCCCGGCCGGAGTTTGCACCATGAACGAACTGCCGCTGCACCTGATGGCTGAGGAACTGCTCAAGCGGGTCCACGCCTCGCAGGTGGCCGGGGAGGGGTTCTGA
- the hoxU gene encoding bidirectional hydrogenase complex protein HoxU gives MAAITLTLNGELVTARQDQTILEVAREHGIAIPTLCYLEGLEEMGGCRLCMVEVAGSSRPVPACITRVQEGMAVTTHSDTITDYRRMIVELLLAERNHTCAVCVQNGSCELQSLAATLGVDHVRFDYLHQQLSMDASRERFALDHNRCVLCLRCVRVCDAVEGAHTWDVRGRGVTSRIVADLDRPWGESVSCTDCGKCVQLCPTGALFRKGATVGEMVKERAFLLRLLERRRRIARGRLP, from the coding sequence ATGGCAGCCATAACGCTCACCCTGAACGGAGAACTGGTGACGGCCCGCCAGGACCAGACCATCCTGGAGGTGGCCCGCGAACACGGTATTGCGATCCCGACCCTGTGCTATCTGGAGGGACTGGAGGAGATGGGGGGCTGCCGTCTTTGCATGGTGGAGGTCGCGGGAAGCTCCCGGCCGGTACCGGCTTGCATAACCAGGGTGCAGGAAGGGATGGCGGTTACCACCCACAGCGACACCATCACCGATTACCGCCGGATGATCGTTGAGTTGTTGCTGGCGGAGCGCAATCATACCTGTGCGGTCTGCGTGCAGAACGGCAGCTGTGAGCTGCAGAGCCTGGCGGCGACGCTGGGGGTTGACCACGTCCGTTTCGACTACCTGCATCAGCAGCTTTCCATGGATGCCAGCCGGGAGCGTTTTGCGCTGGACCACAACCGGTGCGTACTGTGTCTGCGGTGCGTGCGGGTTTGCGACGCGGTGGAGGGAGCCCACACCTGGGATGTGCGGGGCAGGGGGGTCACCAGCCGGATCGTGGCAGACCTGGATCGTCCCTGGGGCGAAAGCGTCAGTTGTACCGACTGCGGCAAATGCGTCCAGCTCTGCCCCACCGGCGCACTGTTCAGGAAGGGAGCCACGGTGGGCGAGATGGTCAAGGAGCGGGCGTTTCTGCTGCGGCTGCTGGAGCGCCGCCGCCGTATTGCCCGGGGGAGGCTGCCATGA
- the rbbA gene encoding ribosome-associated ATPase/putative transporter RbbA, translating to MSGSTGTAGHTATPAAAVARLAGVSLRYGQTLALDGVSLDLPAGCMVGVIGPDGVGKSSLFSLLAGSRAVRSGSVEVLGGSMADAGHRRTVCPRIAYMPQGLGKNLYPTLSVSENVDFFARLFGHERQERERRIAELLHATGLFPFARRPAGKLSGGMKQKLGLCCALIHDPDLLILDEPTTGVDPLSRRQFWELIGRIRARHPGMSVLVATAYMEEAARFDWLVAMNAGSVLATGSPRELLQQTGSATLEASFIALLPTSRRAGHQPVIIPPREPDDDTTAIEAHGLTMRFGDFTAVDRVSFRIGRGEIFGFLGSNGCGKTTTMKMLTGLLAASQGEARLFGQPVDPRDLETRRRVGYMSQSFSLYGELTVRQNLVLHARLFRIAEERIPERVQAMARRFGLQEVTDRLPDALPLGQRQRLSLAVAMIHGPELLILDEPTSGVDPVARDAFWQIMVDLARRDKVTIFISTHFMNEAERCDRISLMHGGRVLVSDEPAALIARRGVATLEEAFISYLEEADVMPAGTALPEEPHPAAAAMPRRPAARQHVLFSLSRMFSYNRREALELYRDPVRLTLAMLGSVILMLVLGYGITMDVEDLSFAVLDRDQTTISRSYSLNLAGSRYFSERPPLGDYAELDRRMRGGEISLAIELPPGFARDLQRGNAVSVGAWIDGSMPQRAETVRGYVQGMHAHWLSTMARQGVVGLAGTEAATVETRFRYNPDVKSLPAMVPAVIPLLLMLIPAILSALSVVREKELGSIVNLYVTPVSRLEFLLGKQLPYVALAMLNFLMLTLLAVTLFGVPVTGSFATLSCAALLYVIAATSLGLVISTFMRSQVAALFGTAVLTILPAVQFSGMLDPVSSLEGIGAAFGRIYPTTHFLTIARGTFSKGLGFADLRASFLPLLLALPILTVLGALLLRKQER from the coding sequence ATGAGCGGCTCCACCGGCACAGCCGGCCATACCGCGACGCCGGCAGCAGCGGTGGCCCGACTGGCCGGTGTCAGCCTGCGCTACGGCCAAACCCTGGCCCTGGACGGTGTGTCGCTTGACCTGCCCGCCGGCTGCATGGTCGGCGTCATCGGTCCCGACGGCGTGGGCAAATCCAGCCTGTTCTCGTTGCTCGCCGGATCGCGGGCCGTCCGAAGCGGAAGCGTCGAGGTGCTGGGCGGCAGCATGGCCGATGCGGGGCACCGACGGACCGTCTGCCCCCGCATAGCCTACATGCCCCAGGGACTCGGCAAAAACCTCTACCCCACCCTCTCGGTATCAGAAAACGTTGATTTCTTCGCCCGGCTGTTCGGCCATGAACGGCAGGAGCGGGAACGCCGGATCGCCGAACTGCTGCATGCCACCGGGCTTTTCCCCTTTGCCCGTCGTCCCGCCGGCAAACTTTCCGGCGGCATGAAACAGAAACTGGGGCTCTGCTGCGCGCTGATTCACGATCCGGACCTGCTGATCCTGGACGAACCCACCACCGGGGTGGACCCGCTGTCGCGCCGCCAGTTCTGGGAACTCATCGGCCGCATCCGTGCCAGACACCCCGGGATGAGCGTGCTGGTGGCCACCGCCTACATGGAGGAGGCGGCACGCTTCGACTGGCTGGTGGCCATGAACGCCGGCAGCGTGCTGGCCACCGGCAGTCCTCGGGAGCTGCTGCAGCAGACCGGCAGCGCCACCCTGGAAGCGTCATTCATCGCCCTGCTCCCGACCTCCCGGCGCGCCGGCCACCAGCCGGTCATCATCCCGCCGCGGGAACCCGATGACGATACGACCGCCATCGAGGCCCACGGCCTGACCATGCGCTTCGGCGACTTCACCGCCGTGGACCGGGTAAGCTTCCGCATCGGGCGGGGGGAAATCTTCGGCTTCCTGGGCTCCAACGGCTGCGGCAAGACCACCACCATGAAGATGCTGACCGGCCTGCTGGCAGCAAGCCAGGGGGAAGCACGGCTCTTCGGCCAGCCGGTGGACCCCCGCGACCTTGAAACCAGGCGCCGCGTCGGTTACATGTCCCAGTCCTTTTCCCTGTACGGCGAGCTGACCGTGCGGCAGAACCTGGTACTGCATGCGCGGCTGTTCAGAATAGCGGAGGAACGCATTCCGGAGCGGGTACAGGCGATGGCCCGACGCTTCGGACTGCAGGAGGTCACGGACCGCCTGCCCGATGCCCTGCCTCTTGGCCAGCGGCAACGGCTGTCGCTGGCGGTGGCCATGATCCACGGTCCGGAACTGCTGATCCTCGACGAGCCCACCTCCGGAGTCGATCCGGTGGCCCGCGACGCATTCTGGCAGATCATGGTTGATCTGGCGCGCCGGGACAAAGTGACCATTTTCATCTCAACCCACTTCATGAACGAAGCGGAGCGGTGCGACCGGATCTCGCTGATGCACGGGGGGCGGGTGCTGGTCAGCGACGAACCGGCGGCGCTGATTGCACGGCGGGGAGTAGCGACCCTGGAAGAGGCGTTCATCAGCTACCTTGAAGAGGCTGACGTGATGCCGGCCGGCACGGCCCTGCCGGAGGAGCCGCACCCGGCAGCCGCCGCAATGCCCCGGAGACCGGCCGCACGGCAGCATGTCCTCTTCAGCCTGAGCCGCATGTTCAGCTACAACCGCCGCGAAGCCTTGGAGCTGTACCGGGACCCGGTCCGTCTGACCCTCGCCATGCTGGGAAGCGTGATCCTGATGCTCGTGCTGGGCTACGGCATCACCATGGATGTGGAAGACCTCTCCTTCGCCGTCCTTGACCGGGACCAAACCACCATCAGCCGCAGCTACAGCCTCAACCTGGCCGGTTCGCGCTACTTCTCGGAGCGACCGCCCCTCGGAGATTACGCCGAGCTGGACCGCCGGATGCGCGGCGGTGAGATCAGCCTGGCCATCGAGCTTCCCCCCGGGTTCGCCCGTGACCTGCAGCGGGGAAACGCCGTCAGCGTGGGGGCCTGGATCGACGGTTCCATGCCCCAGCGCGCTGAAACGGTACGGGGCTACGTGCAGGGGATGCATGCGCACTGGCTCTCCACCATGGCGCGACAGGGTGTCGTCGGTTTGGCAGGCACGGAAGCCGCCACCGTGGAGACCCGTTTCCGCTACAACCCGGACGTGAAGAGTCTGCCGGCCATGGTGCCCGCCGTGATCCCCCTGCTGCTGATGCTGATTCCGGCCATCCTGAGCGCGTTGTCGGTGGTACGGGAAAAGGAGCTGGGCTCCATCGTCAATCTCTACGTCACCCCGGTCAGTCGCCTGGAGTTCCTGCTGGGCAAGCAGCTCCCCTATGTGGCCCTGGCGATGCTCAACTTCCTGATGCTGACACTCCTGGCGGTGACGCTGTTCGGCGTGCCGGTCACGGGGAGCTTTGCAACCCTCTCCTGTGCGGCGCTCCTGTACGTGATCGCGGCCACCTCCCTGGGGCTGGTCATTTCCACCTTCATGCGCAGCCAGGTGGCCGCCCTCTTCGGCACCGCCGTACTGACCATTCTGCCGGCGGTCCAGTTCTCCGGCATGCTCGATCCCGTTTCCTCGCTGGAGGGGATTGGCGCCGCCTTTGGCCGGATCTATCCGACCACCCACTTTCTGACCATCGCTCGCGGCACCTTCTCCAAGGGACTCGGCTTTGCCGACCTCCGGGCATCCTTTCTGCCGCTGCTGCTGGCCCTGCCGATCCTGACCGTTCTGGGGGCGCTGCTGCTCCGCAAGCAGGAACGCTGA
- a CDS encoding NADP oxidoreductase, whose translation MKKLRLATAWLGGCSGCHMSFLDLGEELMELADAVELVYGPLVDAKQFPGQVDVALIEGALATTENLELLQQIRENSRIVVSLGDCAVTGNVTSLRNFFSVDDLLTAVYQAGPGSRPGGEELPELLPRVLPLHQVVTIDAFIPGCPPDPERIRTAVRALLQGEPVHLSAEQRTFG comes from the coding sequence ATGAAGAAACTCAGGCTGGCCACCGCCTGGCTGGGGGGATGCTCCGGTTGTCATATGAGCTTTCTCGATCTGGGAGAGGAGCTGATGGAACTGGCCGATGCCGTGGAGCTGGTCTACGGTCCGCTGGTGGATGCCAAACAGTTTCCCGGGCAGGTGGACGTCGCTCTGATCGAAGGGGCGCTGGCCACTACGGAAAATCTGGAGCTTTTGCAGCAGATACGGGAGAACAGCCGGATCGTGGTCAGCCTCGGCGACTGTGCCGTCACCGGTAACGTCACCAGCCTGCGGAACTTCTTTTCCGTCGACGACCTGCTGACCGCCGTCTACCAGGCCGGCCCCGGCAGCCGGCCCGGCGGCGAGGAATTGCCGGAACTGTTGCCCCGGGTGCTGCCGTTGCACCAGGTGGTAACGATCGACGCCTTCATCCCCGGCTGTCCGCCGGACCCGGAGCGCATCCGGACGGCTGTGCGGGCGTTGCTGCAGGGGGAGCCGGTGCACCTCAGCGCGGAACAACGAACATTCGGATAA
- a CDS encoding Hsp20/alpha crystallin family protein: MAIVKYNPLRELRSMQDQMDRLLNLSWGNAAEFTGEDIKEGVWQPAVDIYETADSIVIKAELPDLDQKDIDVRIEDNLLTIKGERKHETDVKKENYHRIERYFGTFQRSFKLPATVAQERVSASCERGVLTITLPKKEEVKPKQIQVEVK; encoded by the coding sequence ATGGCAATCGTCAAATACAATCCGTTGCGCGAACTGCGCAGCATGCAGGACCAGATGGACCGGCTGCTCAACCTGTCCTGGGGCAATGCCGCCGAGTTCACCGGCGAGGATATCAAGGAAGGGGTCTGGCAGCCGGCGGTGGATATCTACGAGACCGCCGATTCCATCGTGATCAAGGCTGAGCTGCCCGACCTGGACCAGAAGGATATCGACGTGCGGATCGAGGACAACCTGCTGACCATCAAGGGGGAGCGCAAGCACGAAACCGACGTGAAGAAGGAGAATTACCACCGCATCGAACGCTACTTCGGCACCTTCCAGCGCAGCTTCAAGCTGCCTGCTACCGTGGCCCAGGAACGGGTTTCCGCCAGTTGCGAACGAGGGGTGTTGACCATCACCCTGCCCAAGAAGGAAGAGGTGAAGCCGAAGCAGATTCAGGTCGAGGTGAAGTGA
- a CDS encoding Ni/Fe hydrogenase subunit alpha, whose amino-acid sequence MPTTITIAPVTRIEGHAKITIHLNDAGEVADARFHVTEFRGFEKFCLGRSYREMPSITERICGICPVSHALASAKAGDALKGVRIPPAAEKLRRLMHCAQIVQSHALSFYLLSGPDLLLGMESDPAKRNLLGLIEAMPAVAREGIRLRQYGQEVIRLLGDRSVHPAWAVSGGVREPLARETRDRIAAGLPEALATAKKALRLGGEALERLQEEADCYGSFPSLYLGLVSESGGLEHYDGSLRMMDTGGTLLEDRLDPDRYGEIIHEEEQSWSYLKFPCYTPQQTGPGGGMYRVGPLARLNVAAHAATPLADAELRVFRQFGDNGGPVRGSFYYHQARLIEILFCLETMELLLADPELLDRNVRSHARTNNRSGIGVVEAPRGVLFHEYRVDDTGLLNYVNLIIATGQNNLAMNRTVLQIAKKYLTGGRLSEGLLNRIEHGIRCYDPCLSCSTHAMGRMPLLVALHGPSGELLDSVARRG is encoded by the coding sequence ATGCCAACCACCATCACCATAGCTCCGGTCACCCGGATCGAGGGACACGCCAAGATCACCATCCACCTGAACGACGCCGGCGAGGTGGCTGACGCCCGTTTTCACGTCACCGAATTCCGAGGGTTCGAAAAATTCTGCCTGGGACGCAGCTACCGGGAGATGCCCTCCATCACCGAACGGATCTGCGGCATCTGCCCCGTGAGCCATGCCCTGGCCTCGGCCAAGGCCGGCGACGCCCTCAAGGGGGTACGGATACCGCCGGCTGCGGAAAAGCTGCGGCGGCTGATGCACTGCGCCCAGATCGTGCAGAGCCATGCCCTGAGTTTCTACCTGCTCTCCGGTCCGGACCTGCTGCTGGGGATGGAGAGTGACCCGGCAAAGCGTAACTTGCTGGGGCTGATCGAGGCGATGCCGGCGGTAGCCCGGGAAGGGATCCGGCTGCGCCAGTATGGTCAGGAGGTGATCCGTCTTTTGGGAGATCGCTCCGTCCACCCGGCCTGGGCGGTTTCCGGCGGCGTGCGGGAGCCGCTTGCGCGTGAAACCCGCGACCGGATCGCTGCCGGCCTGCCGGAGGCGCTGGCAACGGCGAAAAAGGCACTGCGGCTGGGTGGCGAGGCGCTGGAGCGCCTGCAGGAGGAAGCGGACTGCTACGGCAGTTTTCCCAGTCTGTACCTCGGGCTGGTCAGCGAGAGCGGCGGGCTGGAACATTACGACGGCAGCCTGCGCATGATGGATACGGGGGGAACGCTGCTGGAAGACCGTCTCGATCCCGACCGCTACGGCGAGATCATCCACGAGGAGGAGCAGAGCTGGAGCTACCTCAAGTTTCCGTGCTATACACCGCAGCAGACGGGGCCCGGTGGCGGCATGTACCGGGTGGGGCCCCTGGCGCGGCTTAATGTGGCTGCCCATGCGGCCACTCCCCTGGCCGATGCCGAACTGCGGGTTTTCCGGCAGTTCGGCGACAACGGTGGTCCGGTCCGGGGCAGCTTCTACTACCACCAGGCCCGGTTGATCGAGATTCTCTTCTGCCTGGAGACCATGGAGCTGCTGCTGGCCGATCCGGAGTTGCTGGACCGCAACGTGCGCAGTCATGCCCGCACCAACAACCGCAGCGGCATCGGCGTGGTGGAGGCGCCGCGCGGCGTGCTGTTCCATGAATACCGGGTGGACGACACCGGCCTGCTGAACTACGTCAACCTGATCATTGCCACCGGCCAGAACAACTTGGCCATGAACCGAACCGTACTGCAGATCGCGAAGAAATACCTGACCGGCGGCCGCCTGTCGGAAGGTCTGCTGAACCGGATCGAACACGGTATCCGTTGTTACGACCCCTGCCTTTCCTGCTCCACCCATGCGATGGGGCGCATGCCGCTGCTGGTTGCCCTGCACGGCCCCTCGGGTGAACTGCTGGACAGCGTTGCACGGCGGGGGTGA
- a CDS encoding GerMN domain-containing protein, producing MKHKRRIGADIIVPFLLAVVVFGGLFLQKYRQASVLPTVPPAQQGTAAVRKVVLFFADHEGRLAREARETERCSTPTDCARSLLDELFSGPVGDFDDLLPEWTSINDVTLAGDTVTVDLDRVFSENLPSGSSSEMLAVYAIVNTICANLPEVRQVRITIDGDPRSRLRHLDLSEPLEPNYELEAPHQSPVRPLAPPVRVAPR from the coding sequence ATGAAACACAAACGACGGATTGGTGCCGATATCATCGTTCCCTTCCTCCTTGCCGTCGTGGTCTTCGGAGGGCTGTTCCTGCAGAAATACCGGCAGGCCTCCGTGCTGCCCACCGTGCCGCCGGCCCAGCAGGGGACGGCAGCGGTTCGCAAGGTGGTGCTGTTCTTTGCCGATCACGAGGGGCGGTTGGCGCGGGAAGCGCGCGAAACGGAGCGCTGCTCCACACCCACGGACTGTGCCCGCTCACTGCTGGACGAGCTGTTCAGCGGTCCGGTAGGGGACTTTGACGACCTGCTGCCGGAATGGACCAGCATCAACGACGTCACCCTGGCGGGGGATACGGTCACCGTCGATCTTGATCGGGTTTTTTCCGAAAATCTGCCTTCGGGCAGCTCGTCGGAAATGCTGGCGGTCTACGCCATCGTCAACACCATCTGTGCCAATCTGCCGGAAGTCCGTCAGGTCAGGATAACCATCGACGGCGATCCCCGTTCGCGTCTGAGGCATCTCGATCTTTCCGAACCACTGGAGCCCAACTATGAGCTGGAGGCGCCCCACCAGTCGCCGGTGCGGCCGCTTGCCCCTCCGGTACGGGTAGCACCACGGTAG
- the hoxE gene encoding bidirectional hydrogenase complex protein HoxE produces MSDHHERVDLAADPRLKLVDRAMKRLQYQPDALIEVLHTAQEAFGFLSRELLAHIAASLKLPESQVFGVATFYHFFSLRPKGDHTCIVCTGTACYVKGAGEIVTSLERAYGVRAGQTTADGKLSLGTARCLGNCSLAPMMTLDDRVHGPETPQGASERIRRVLEAGDEQS; encoded by the coding sequence ATGTCCGACCATCATGAACGCGTCGACCTTGCCGCAGACCCGCGGCTCAAGCTGGTGGACCGGGCCATGAAGCGGTTGCAGTACCAGCCGGACGCTCTGATCGAGGTGCTGCATACGGCCCAGGAGGCGTTCGGGTTCCTGAGTCGTGAGCTACTGGCCCATATTGCCGCCAGTCTGAAACTGCCGGAGAGTCAGGTGTTTGGTGTGGCCACCTTTTATCATTTCTTCAGTCTGCGTCCGAAAGGCGACCACACCTGTATCGTCTGCACCGGGACCGCCTGCTACGTGAAGGGAGCGGGTGAAATCGTGACGTCCCTTGAACGTGCGTACGGCGTCAGGGCCGGCCAGACCACGGCGGACGGCAAATTGTCCCTGGGAACAGCCCGCTGTCTGGGGAACTGCAGCCTGGCACCCATGATGACGCTTGACGATCGGGTGCACGGGCCGGAGACGCCGCAGGGGGCCAGCGAACGGATACGACGGGTGCTGGAGGCGGGCGATGAACAGAGCTGA